A single genomic interval of Helianthus annuus cultivar XRQ/B chromosome 6, HanXRQr2.0-SUNRISE, whole genome shotgun sequence harbors:
- the LOC110880587 gene encoding WD repeat-containing protein 87-like gives MEKEYEEAKNYRRYDKKRECYVNRIGEPVVHRKEVVFDDVLAVIPLSGEYYSNVAKDKHYEKKLDKIIRDVMTASLRQRDEERMKKNVQNLVDDLKKVAEKEKVEDEKEEEGEKEEQKPAEEAVTEKQQNEDDLKKKEEAKKKVESSIEKDSAGVGKDQKKSEADQTQMEEKAEVPITEIIYGSRVRSTRVYGFRTSHVSIRNRSESKTDPTHVVSTGTPQYDAIPSFESMLKSPSPGAMSLSTPLHSSPIPHTIITMFEAIDIQTQNNPSHKHITESITSTIAVSEPVQLASPQIV, from the exons ATGGAGAAAGAATATGAAGAAGCAAAGAATTATAGAAGATATGACAAGAAAAGAGAATGTTATGTCAACAGAATAGGAGAACCAGTTGTCCATCGAAAGGAAGTGGTGTTTGACGACGTTCTTGCAGTGATCCCTCTATCCGGCGAGTACTATTCAAATGTTGCGAAAGATAAACATTATGAGAAAAAGCTGGATAAAATCATCAGAGATGTCATGACAGCGAGTCTAAGACAGAGAGATGAAGAGAGGATGAAGAAGAATGTTCAAAATTTGGTGGATGATTTGAAAAAGGTTGCTGAAAAGGAGAAGGTGGAAGatgagaaagaagaagaaggtgAAAAAGAAGAACAGAAACCAGCAGAAGAAGCTGTTACTGAAAAACAACAGAATGAAGATGAtttgaagaagaaagaagaagctaAGAAGAAGGTTGAAAGTTCGATTGAAAAGGATAGTGCTGGTGTTGGTAAGGATCAGAAGAAGAGTGAAGCTGATCAGACACAGATGGAAGAGAAAgccgaagtgccaatcactgag ATTATATACGGTTCTCGTGTTCGGTCCACGCGCGTGtatggattccgcacgtcacacgtgtcGATACGCAATCGTTCGGAGTCGAAAACCGATCCTACAcatgttgtaagcacagggacaccacaatacgATGCTATACCCTCATTTGAGAGTATGCTCAAAAGCCCTTCCCCCGGGGCAATGTCTCTTTCTACACCACTCCATTCATCCCCTATTCCACATACCATTATAACAATGTTTGAGGCTATTGACATTCAGACTCAAAACAACCCTTCTCACAAacacattactgagagtataaCTTCAACAATTGCTGTGTCTGAACCTGTTCAATTAGCTAGCCCACAAATAGTTTAG